One stretch of Candidatus Bathyarchaeia archaeon DNA includes these proteins:
- the metG gene encoding methionine--tRNA ligase subunit beta: MEPEKAPEKTQQKEASPEAAEAVPEITFDDFLKLDLRVGKILEVLPVEKSKKLIRVMADFGTEKRQAVAGLMQYYKPEELVGKKCVFLLNLKRRMMAGFESQCMILAAEDEAGVVSVLQPDRDVAEGSKIG; the protein is encoded by the coding sequence AAGCGTCCCCCGAGGCAGCAGAGGCAGTTCCTGAAATAACGTTTGACGATTTTTTGAAGCTGGATTTGCGAGTGGGCAAAATCCTTGAAGTTCTTCCTGTGGAGAAATCCAAAAAACTCATTCGGGTTATGGCGGACTTTGGCACCGAGAAACGGCAGGCAGTTGCGGGGCTCATGCAGTACTACAAGCCTGAAGAGTTGGTGGGCAAGAAATGCGTGTTCCTGCTGAACCTGAAGCGACGCATGATGGCAGGGTTTGAGTCGCAGTGCATGATTTTGGCGGCAGAAGACGAGGCGGGCGTGGTTTCGGTGTTGCAGCCGGACAGGGACGTGGCGGAAGGCAGCAAAATCGGATAA
- a CDS encoding replication factor C small subunit — protein sequence MASNEEALMWVEKYRPKSLDEVVDLKDIVESLKAFMRNPKTMPHLLFAGIPGTGKTTMALCIARELFGENWKTFTLELNASDERGIDTVRERVKDFSRYSRAAFGNVPFALIILDESDQMTGPAQTALRRIMETSSRTSRFILICNYSGKIIEPIQSRCAVFRFSKLDPKAMAEHLKWIAKKENVTMAPGTAERIVDYGEGDLRHAINALQTAAVYNDGVIDDKTVQNVVGEVSSVKVQVMINKALSGNFIDARKKMYELMGEFGFSGSEIVHQMQRELFKMSFVTPEQKAELSNIIGEYDYRLTQGANSDIQLSALLAQFVKVGNTQGETP from the coding sequence ATGGCATCTAATGAAGAAGCGTTGATGTGGGTCGAGAAGTACCGACCAAAAAGTCTAGACGAAGTTGTCGACCTAAAGGACATCGTGGAAAGCTTAAAGGCGTTCATGAGAAACCCCAAAACCATGCCCCACCTGCTCTTCGCAGGTATCCCAGGCACAGGCAAAACCACCATGGCTCTTTGCATTGCGCGGGAACTGTTTGGGGAGAACTGGAAAACCTTCACTTTGGAGTTAAACGCCTCCGACGAGAGAGGCATTGATACCGTTAGGGAAAGAGTCAAAGACTTCTCCCGCTACAGCCGAGCCGCATTTGGAAACGTACCCTTCGCGCTGATTATTCTTGACGAAAGCGACCAAATGACTGGCCCTGCACAAACCGCGCTAAGAAGAATTATGGAAACGAGCTCACGCACATCAAGGTTCATACTTATCTGCAATTACTCGGGCAAAATAATTGAGCCTATCCAAAGCCGGTGTGCCGTGTTCCGCTTCTCTAAACTGGATCCCAAAGCCATGGCTGAACATCTAAAGTGGATTGCCAAAAAGGAAAACGTCACCATGGCGCCAGGAACCGCTGAACGCATTGTGGATTACGGTGAAGGTGACCTTAGGCACGCCATCAACGCCTTGCAGACCGCAGCGGTTTACAATGACGGCGTTATTGACGATAAAACGGTGCAGAACGTTGTTGGGGAGGTTAGCAGCGTTAAGGTGCAGGTGATGATTAACAAAGCCCTCAGCGGGAACTTTATTGACGCCCGAAAGAAGATGTATGAACTTATGGGCGAGTTTGGGTTTTCGGGTTCAGAAATTGTCCACCAAATGCAGCGGGAACTGTTCAAGATGTCGTTTGTTACGCCTGAACAGAAAGCCGAACTGTCAAACATCATCGGCGAATATGATTACCGCCTGACGCAGGGAGCCAACAGCGACATCCAACTCAGTGCGTTGCTTGCACAGTTTGTTAAAGTCGGCAACACGCAAGGGGAGACTCCGTGA